The DNA segment TCGACCGACTGACGCTAGTATTATGCGTTCCCGGAGATGTACACCCTGCGAGATCCAAGCTCGCGAAGGACAGAAGGGTATTGGTGCGTCCGGCGCAGGGCTTGAGCAGGTGATAGATCCAGGCGATGGCGAAAACTACGATCTTCCCGATTGCGGAAGCACGACAGTGCGTGGAAGCGCAAGGTACAGTCCTTTGGGGGAGGACTCTTCGTGGGAGATGGCACTGAGCCTGTTCCTCGATTGGTGCGGCGTCCAGTTCTGTCGGTGGCGTAATAATGGGCGGGTGTAAGCACCTTGGTAGGGCTTGTTATGCTAGCCCGACGGTGCCAGTACGTGAGCTTTGTATGTTCACAGCCAGGCCTGGTCGCAGCAGTGAGAGCGCTGTGAAGGCAGACTTTTTGCCTGTTCAACGTCCAAGACTGACAAGAATCAATTTTCTCGTGGATATTACGCAGTTGCGGGTCCGACTACACACGTTTGCGTCTCTCATGGAGTCGCAATGTGAACGCGGTTTAGCTCAGAGCACGCCATCCGACGAGCCCGCGCTTCTGATGAAAGAACCGCCCCGTCGGCAGATCTGACCATGCACACAACGTGCGCCAAGCGACCGCGAGATGCCCCGGGAGATCCAATGAAgacagaggatgaagacgtgATCGGATGGGCTGCTTGAAGCAGATTTCGGCACCGTTGGCGTGGGCAAGCCCTATTAGTTCTCGAACTGCAGTCGAAGGTCTGATACTTGAACAAAAGATTGTATTCCATGCCTTGACTTTCAGCCACAATTCCTTGCCATGTTGAAGCTCTTCCTGGCAAAATCTTGACAGGGCGTGGCATGCTCGTTGCGAAGCCCTGGCCACGTCTGTCTTGTAATTATCAACGACCATTTCATGTGTGGTGTTGGAATATCATCGAGCTGATTGTAAGGTAACTGACCCCGATGAGTGGTAGGATTTGCCGACGAGCCGAGCCACAAGATCGGGGTGGGTCATCTGTGTGTGGCATGTACCAAACAACAACCATCTCACCCACGAGCAGGACTGAGATGTACCAGGACAAGCCAGCTAGAGCCTGTCTACACGAAGGCAGTTGGAAGTCTAGGACGCTGTGGCGTCTGAAATCGGCGTCGTATGCCAGGGTGGTGCTGCGCGTGGGAGATCATCCGGATCGCAAAGGACACCGAGCATCTGGTGCGTAGATGAGATTCCCCGGTCGACCGTCGTGTCTGGAACACAGTCTGGCGCAGGGAGAAGTGTGCGTCCAGATGGGCATGGCCGCATGGTAGCACCGGTAGGCTCCACGATCAACAACGATACTGTAGCACAGGCGTGAGAGGAGCTGACGCCCGCTTCCCGAATGTCAGATGCTGGGCACAGTTGACCATGTCGGAGGTACGCAGGGCTGGCGCATCTCCCAGGCTGGTAGCAGCCATCGTTGAGATGCTGGCAGTCGGGAGGCTCTCGTCGGTATGTAGTAACTAGTGACAGTCGTGTATGGCGGAGGGGCCTGAAGTTGCCTGAAGTTGCGGAGGCGCGCCTGTGCGCCAGCCACGGTGGACGACGCCGAGTCAAGCGTATTCTCTTCCCGCGCCCACACGTGGCCTAAGTTACGCGTCTCGTTTCGTCGCAACGACCAGCCCGCACGCACGCGACCACACGTTTCCTGCCCTGCTGCCATTGGCAAAGTCCGAACACACTTGCTGCGACCACCACGTCCGCACCGCAGCGAGCATGACGCACCTCGACGCCTTCCTCCAGCAGGGCCCCGTCGGCGGCGATCACGTCGCGGGCTTGGAAGAGCTGCGGCGCGTCATTCTGCTGGATGGCATACCGGCCAACAGCGAGGGCATGGTATGTGCGCATCTTCCCCTCAAACACCTCCCATATTAATGTTGTCGACAGTCCGAGCTGCGCATCTACGTATGGCTGATCCTCCTCAACGCGCCGCCTTGGAATACCGACGGCTACCTGGACCTCGTGAAACTGGGTGCCTCGCCCGCATATTCGAAGATCCGGAACGATACTTTTCGAACTTTGACCACCGACCCTCTCTTCCGCCGGCGTGTCACTGAGAACAGCCTCACGCGCGTGCTCAATGCCGTGGCATGGAAACTCAACGATGCCGACGAGTCTCGAAGAAGTGGCTACATGTCGCCACCCACCCTAGGCGTCCCAAAGAGCCTCGATGGGAATGAAGCGCACTCCCCAGGCTCAGTCAGTACCCGAGATACACTAGGCTCGGTGGCATCAGTCACCGACGCCAGTGAGATAGGCGATGCGAGCAAAACGCATATCGGCTATGTGCAGGGCATGAATGTCATGGCAGCACCATTCCTGTATGCTGCGCGCAGCGAGGCAGAAGCTTTCGCCGCCTTTACTCGCTTCATCACAAATGAAGTGCCTGGCTATGTCCGCGGAAGCATGGAAGGCGTACACAAAGGCCTTGCTCTGATCGACCAGATTTTGGCTATTGTCGATCCTAAGCTGGCATCTCACATGGCCTCCAAGGGCATGAAGGCTGAGATTTACGCATTCCCTAGCGTGCTCACACTTTGTGCTTGCACGCCTCCGCTTCCCGAGGTGCTTCAGCTATGGGACTTTCTATTCGCCTATGGGCCTCATCTCAACCTGTTATGCATCGTCTCGCAACTCGTGCTGGCACGAGAATCTCTTTTGAACAGCGTTTCGTAAGTTTGCAGATCCCACACCATACACCAAGCTGATTATCGCAGGCCTAAACCCGACTTC comes from the Cercospora beticola chromosome 4, complete sequence genome and includes:
- a CDS encoding uncharacterized protein (BUSCO:EOG09263KVG), which codes for MTHLDAFLQQGPVGGDHVAGLEELRRVILLDGIPANSEGMSELRIYVWLILLNAPPWNTDGYLDLVKLGASPAYSKIRNDTFRTLTTDPLFRRRVTENSLTRVLNAVAWKLNDADESRRSGYMSPPTLGVPKSLDGNEAHSPGSVSTRDTLGSVASVTDASEIGDASKTHIGYVQGMNVMAAPFLYAARSEAEAFAAFTRFITNEVPGYVRGSMEGVHKGLALIDQILAIVDPKLASHMASKGMKAEIYAFPSVLTLCACTPPLPEVLQLWDFLFAYGPHLNLLCIVSQLVLARESLLNSVSPKPDFKPLRARQVIDYTVNFVRKIPDDLYEQMLLHAK